The proteins below come from a single Mus musculus strain C57BL/6J chromosome 5, GRCm38.p6 C57BL/6J genomic window:
- the Acad12 gene encoding acyl-Coenzyme A dehydrogenase family, member 10-like isoform X1: MWVRRLFQPSTLHWAWRTTALNHPLGRHQGGLRWTHSGGRSYRAVIFDTGGVLVPSPGTVAVGQASSATAQQSGKLTESMAELAWDFATKEGFRVFKEMPATKTLSRSYHAWAGPRSPRTPKGVRGHSTVAAASPSHEAKGGLVISPEGLSPAVRKLYEQLVQFIEQKVYPLEPELQRHQASANRWSPSPLIEDLKEKAKAEGLWNLFLPLETDPEKKYGAGLTNVEYAHLCEVMGMSLYASEIFNCSVPDMGTMEILVRYGTEEQKARWLVPLLEGRIHSCFAMTDRKVASSDASNIEASIKEEDNSYVINGHKWWTSGILHPHCKLCVFMGKTDPQAPRHQQQSMLLVPMDSPGITVIRPLSVFGLEDPPGGFAEVQFKDVRVPKENIILGPGRAFEIAQGRLGRARIHNSMRLIGYSERALALMKTRVMSRTAFGKPLVEQGTILADIARSRVEIEQARLLVLKAAHLMDVAGNKAAALEMAMIKMVVPSMANQVIDRAIQAFGAAGLSSDYPLAQFFGWAQTLRLGDDQLKVAKMELKNQSRLQEPAARRV; this comes from the exons ATGTGGGTAAGAAGACTTTTCCAGCCTTCCACTCTGCACTGGGCATGGAGGACCACGGCCCTGAACCATCCCCTGGGCAGGCATCAGGGAGGCCTCCGCTGGACACATTCTGGAGGCCGAAGCTACAGAGCAGTCATTTTTGACACGGGCGGAGTTCTCGTGCCTTCTCCAGGGACAGTGGCTGTGG GCCAGGCAAGCTCAGCAACAGCCCAACAAAGTGGAAAGCTCACTGAGTCCATGGCTGAGCTGGCCTGGGATTTTGCCACCAAAGAAGGGTTCCGGGTTTTCAAAGAGATGCCAGCCACCAAAACACTGAGCAGATCCTACCATGCCTGGGCGGGGCCGAGGTCCCCGAGGACTCCCAAGGGTGTGAGGGGTCACAGCACTGTAGCAGCTGCTTCCCCTTCTCATGAGGCAAAGGGAGGCCTGGTCATCTCTCCAGAGGGCCTGTCTCCTGCGGTCAGAAAGTTGTATGAGCAGCTGGTGCAGTTTATAGAACAGAAGGTGTACCCCCTGGAGCCAGAGCTGCAGAGACACCAGGCCTCGGCCAACAGGTGGAGCCCTTCCCCGCTGATAGAAGACCTCAAG GAGAAAGCCAAGGCTGAGGGACTTTGGAACCTTTTCCTACCCTTGGAGACTGATCCTGAGAAAAAGTACGGAGCAGGGCTGACTAACGTGGAATATGCACATCTGTGTGAAGTGATGGGCATGTCTCTGTATGCTTCTGAG ATATTTAATTGCTCTGTCCCTGATATGGGGACTATGGAGATCCTGGTGCGGTATGGCACTGAGGAGCAGAAGGCCCGCTGGCTGGTGCCACTGTTGGAGGGCAGGATCCATTCGTGCTTCGCCATGACTGATCGAAAG GTGGCCTCCTCAGATGCCTCTAACATCGAGGCTTCCATCAAAGAGGAAGATAACTCCTATGTCATAAATGGTCACAAGTGGTGGACCTCAG GCATCCTGCATCCTCACTGCAAACTCTGTGTGTTTATGGGAAAAACAGACCCACAGGCCCCAAGGCACCAGCAACAATCTATGCTCTTGGTTCCCATGGACTCGCCAGGAATCACAGTCATCCGGCCTCTGTCAGTGTTTGGTTTGGAGGATCCTCCAG GTGGCTTTGCTGAAGTACAGTTCAAGGACGTGCGTGTGCCTAAGGAAAACATAATTCTGGGCCCTGGCAGAGCCTTTGAGATCGCTCAGGGCAGGCTGGGGCGTGCCCGGATTCATAACTCCATGAGGTTGATTGGGTATTCAGAGAGGGCCCTGGCACTCATGAAGACACGG GTGATGTCCCGCACGGCCTTCGGGAAGCCCCTTGTGGAGCAGGGCACCATCCTGGCAGACATTGCCCGGTCACGTGTGGAGATCGAGCAGGCCCGGCTGCTGGTGCTGAAAGCTGCTCACCTCATGGATGTGGCTGGAAATAAG GCTGCAGCTTTAGAGATGGCCATGATTAAAATGGTCGTCCCTTCCATGGCCAATCAAGTAATTGACCGCGCTATTCAG GCCTTTGGAGCAGCGGGCCTCAGCAGTGACTACCCCCTGGCTCAGTTCTTTGGCTGGGCCCAAACCCTGCGCTTAGGTGATGACCAGCTGAAGGTGGCTAAGATGGAACTGAAGAATCAGTCCAGGCTGCAGGAGCCAGCAGCACGCAGAGTGTAG